In Vagococcus hydrophili, one DNA window encodes the following:
- a CDS encoding YpmS family protein, producing MTKKENRQEKIKKSKIVQFFNNPWKTAFILLVAVLVGFSLVLINRITTPRMSYDKSAPKIETKSKPILDINMKKAQVNESLNFFMKDMMEESGVDYSFNLENDALIDGTFKLLGHETHFYLYFDPFVLSDGNVQLRAKSLSVGSLNVPIPAMINYISSTTDLPDWIEIDADAQIINLHLDKFKMKNGLAIKAKKINLIDDDISFSLYLPKDAGKDKKKSDTKDSTKETSTEKSKEK from the coding sequence ATGACAAAAAAAGAAAATAGACAAGAAAAAATTAAAAAATCGAAGATCGTCCAATTTTTTAATAACCCATGGAAAACAGCTTTTATTCTTTTAGTTGCTGTTTTAGTTGGGTTTTCACTGGTTCTGATTAATCGGATTACCACTCCGCGTATGAGCTATGATAAATCTGCGCCAAAGATTGAGACAAAAAGTAAACCTATTTTAGATATCAATATGAAAAAAGCACAAGTGAATGAATCTTTAAATTTTTTCATGAAAGATATGATGGAAGAGTCTGGGGTTGATTATTCCTTTAATTTAGAAAATGATGCTTTGATTGATGGAACATTCAAGCTTTTAGGTCACGAGACTCATTTTTATTTATACTTTGATCCCTTTGTTTTAAGTGATGGTAACGTTCAATTAAGAGCGAAAAGCCTGTCTGTTGGTTCTTTAAATGTGCCAATCCCAGCCATGATTAACTACATCTCGTCAACAACAGATTTACCAGATTGGATTGAAATTGATGCGGATGCACAAATTATTAATCTTCACTTAGATAAATTTAAAATGAAAAATGGCCTAGCTATTAAAGCGAAGAAAATAAATTTAATAGATGATGACATTAGTTTTAGCTTGTACTTACCAAAAGATGCAGGTAAAGATAAGAAGAAATCAGATACTAAAGACTCGACAAAAGAAACATCGACTGAAAAATCTAAAGAAAAGTGA
- a CDS encoding SGNH/GDSL hydrolase family protein translates to MKNSLSFVVLFFATVLITFFVGLMLIPKAERISSPDKQSKQAENRMEILRISAVGDSLTEGIGDTTHTGGYVPLLQTDLSERYPIDVVQVDNHGKSGDRSDQILKRIKKNEEMQESIKKADVILLTVGGNDLMKVIQTKIFDKLSLKTFTKPRVKYQKQLEELYDEIRSLNPTAPIYQLGIYNPFYKNFSEIEEMQEIVDYWNEGSKEFVEGQKNAYFVPINDEIYNGLPDIEVTKDSGSKDKKGKSQSSQDLINNLISEEDSFHPNNLGYQIIANAFRAKMESTKKEWLHNK, encoded by the coding sequence ATAAAAAATAGTTTATCATTTGTTGTTTTGTTTTTTGCCACGGTGTTGATAACCTTTTTTGTAGGTTTAATGCTAATTCCTAAGGCAGAAAGAATAAGTTCACCTGATAAACAGTCAAAACAAGCAGAAAATCGAATGGAAATACTAAGAATTAGTGCAGTTGGAGATTCTTTAACGGAAGGTATTGGCGACACAACTCATACAGGTGGTTACGTTCCACTCCTTCAAACAGATTTAAGTGAACGTTACCCAATCGATGTGGTTCAAGTAGATAATCACGGAAAATCTGGAGATCGTAGTGATCAAATACTAAAAAGAATTAAGAAAAATGAAGAGATGCAAGAGTCAATTAAAAAAGCAGATGTGATCCTTTTAACTGTGGGTGGTAATGATTTAATGAAGGTTATCCAAACGAAAATTTTTGATAAATTATCATTAAAAACATTTACAAAACCACGAGTTAAGTATCAAAAACAATTAGAAGAATTATACGATGAAATTAGAAGTTTAAATCCAACAGCTCCTATTTATCAATTAGGGATTTATAATCCTTTTTATAAGAATTTTTCTGAAATAGAAGAAATGCAAGAGATTGTTGATTATTGGAATGAAGGTAGTAAAGAATTCGTAGAGGGTCAAAAGAATGCCTATTTTGTTCCGATTAATGATGAAATTTATAATGGCTTACCAGATATTGAAGTCACTAAAGATAGTGGCAGTAAAGATAAAAAAGGTAAAAGTCAATCAAGTCAGGATTTGATTAATAATCTGATTTCTGAAGAAGACAGTTTCCATCCAAACAATTTAGGTTACCAAATTATAGCAAATGCCTTTAGAGCGAAAATGGAATCAACTAAAAAAGAATGGCTACATAATAAGTAG
- a CDS encoding DegV family protein, translating into MTKIKIVTDSSCIIDSDRMKDLDIHTISLSIMIDGTIYADQNELDKNEFITMMENSPSLPKTSQPPIGEFIALYDELGKDGSEIISIHLTEKLSGTVNTARQAAQMSQSKVTVIDSDYIDQALGFQVYEAATLAKKGATVEQILAHIEKVKSNTQLYIGVATLDNLVKGGRIGKLVGAVSGFLNMKVLCQLTNGELEVIAKGRGNKTFTKWVKGLDEKLATYSVNYLGLSEADGMEISTELKNSIMSVLPDMKIPIIRTTPLVATHAGKGAFAVMFYTN; encoded by the coding sequence ATGACAAAAATAAAAATTGTAACGGATTCTTCTTGTATTATCGATTCAGATAGAATGAAGGACCTAGACATTCATACAATCAGCTTATCAATTATGATTGATGGGACCATTTATGCTGATCAAAATGAACTAGACAAAAATGAATTTATAACGATGATGGAAAATTCGCCGTCATTACCTAAAACAAGTCAACCGCCAATTGGTGAGTTTATTGCCCTTTATGATGAATTAGGAAAAGATGGTAGTGAAATTATTTCTATACATCTGACTGAAAAATTAAGTGGTACAGTAAATACTGCTCGTCAGGCAGCTCAAATGTCCCAATCAAAGGTTACAGTAATTGATAGTGACTATATTGATCAAGCGCTAGGGTTCCAAGTATATGAAGCGGCAACTTTAGCCAAAAAAGGTGCCACTGTGGAACAAATTTTAGCACACATTGAAAAAGTAAAGAGCAACACGCAATTATATATTGGTGTGGCAACATTAGACAACCTAGTTAAAGGTGGGCGTATCGGTAAATTAGTGGGAGCTGTTTCAGGCTTTTTAAATATGAAGGTTCTTTGTCAATTGACAAATGGAGAATTAGAAGTTATTGCTAAAGGTCGCGGAAATAAAACATTTACTAAATGGGTGAAGGGCTTAGATGAAAAATTAGCAACTTACTCAGTAAATTATTTAGGTTTATCAGAAGCAGACGGTATGGAAATCTCGACAGAATTAAAAAATTCTATTATGAGTGTCTTGCCAGATATGAAGATACCTATTATTAGAACAACACCACTTGTGGCAACTCACGCAGGTAAAGGTGCTTTTGCGGTAATGTTTTACACGAATTAA
- the trhA gene encoding PAQR family membrane homeostasis protein TrhA: MEQTTFTKRYLIVNEVFNAITHGIGTGLSIAGLVLLIIKGAQMGDPVRVVSYTIFGASMVLLFLFSTLFHSLIFTKARKVFQVFDHSSIYLLIAGSYTPYCLVTIQGWLGWTLFGIVWSIAIAGIVFKSIWLQKRGKTDVVLYIIMGWICLIAIKPLYIGLGSTGFLLLFLGGVSYTVGALFYSMKNVKFMHVVWHLFVMLGAIFIFFSVYLFT, from the coding sequence ATGGAACAAACGACTTTTACAAAAAGATATTTAATTGTTAACGAAGTCTTTAATGCGATTACCCACGGGATTGGCACAGGCTTAAGTATTGCAGGTCTAGTTTTACTTATTATCAAAGGAGCACAGATGGGTGATCCCGTTCGAGTGGTCTCTTATACTATATTTGGCGCTTCGATGGTACTACTTTTCCTTTTTTCAACTTTATTTCATAGCTTGATTTTCACTAAAGCAAGAAAAGTATTCCAAGTGTTTGATCATAGCTCAATTTACTTATTGATTGCTGGAAGCTATACGCCTTATTGTTTAGTCACTATTCAAGGGTGGTTAGGTTGGACCCTTTTTGGAATAGTTTGGAGTATTGCGATTGCAGGGATTGTCTTCAAATCAATTTGGCTTCAAAAACGAGGTAAAACAGATGTGGTCCTCTATATTATTATGGGATGGATTTGTTTAATCGCTATCAAACCGCTTTATATCGGTTTAGGATCAACTGGTTTCCTACTTTTATTTCTAGGCGGCGTATCTTACACGGTAGGAGCACTTTTTTACAGCATGAAAAACGTTAAATTTATGCATGTTGTCTGGCATTTATTCGTTATGCTAGGTGCAATCTTTATCTTTTTCTCAGTTTACTTGTTTACTTAA
- a CDS encoding VanW family protein translates to MKKISTLTILKRIKEMLKNFTKKQYMFFGEVFSFWKLVGRISEKKSYKSGRVIEKNKLVLGIGGGICNLANTINLLIIHSPLKIIEFNTHSDALAPDEGGRKPLSAGTSVSYSNLDYRFKNTTDQAFQLLLWCEEDMLHAELRSERPYAVIYEIVEEDYHFYQKNDKYYRKSKIYCVSFDEKSGEKLNKELIWDNSSEVMFDYELIPKEQIKISSRKLSLLITILLFFHN, encoded by the coding sequence ATGAAAAAAATATCTACCCTCACGATTTTGAAACGTATCAAAGAAATGCTTAAAAACTTCACCAAAAAACAATATATGTTTTTTGGTGAAGTTTTTTCTTTTTGGAAACTAGTTGGAAGAATTTCTGAGAAAAAAAGTTATAAATCAGGACGAGTGATTGAGAAAAATAAATTGGTACTAGGTATTGGTGGAGGGATTTGTAACTTAGCTAACACGATTAATTTACTGATTATTCATAGTCCTTTAAAGATAATTGAATTCAATACTCATTCAGATGCGCTGGCTCCTGATGAGGGTGGTAGAAAGCCATTAAGTGCTGGTACTTCTGTTAGTTACAGTAATTTGGATTACCGATTTAAAAATACAACAGATCAAGCATTTCAATTGTTACTTTGGTGTGAGGAAGATATGCTTCATGCGGAATTAAGAAGTGAACGTCCATATGCTGTTATTTATGAAATAGTAGAAGAGGATTATCATTTTTATCAAAAAAATGATAAGTATTACCGAAAATCAAAAATTTACTGTGTGAGTTTTGATGAAAAAAGTGGTGAAAAACTAAATAAAGAATTAATATGGGATAATAGTTCTGAAGTGATGTTTGATTATGAGTTAATACCAAAAGAACAAATAAAAATTAGTAGTCGAAAGTTGAGTCTTTTGATCACTATTTTGCTATTTTTTCACAATTGA
- a CDS encoding dihydrofolate reductase, translating into MIAAIWAQDENGLIGKEEVLPWHLPNDLQFFKQMTENNVIVMGRKTFEGMGKHLLPNRQTIVLTTDQNYDASGALVMHSVEEVINFANEFEGISFITGGGEIYKNFLPHIDVLYRTLIKAEFEGDTYFPYLDWEEWNCVSTSEGEVDEKNIYPHDFETYQRNA; encoded by the coding sequence ATGATAGCAGCTATATGGGCTCAGGATGAAAATGGTTTAATTGGGAAAGAGGAAGTACTTCCTTGGCATCTGCCAAACGATTTACAATTTTTCAAACAAATGACCGAAAATAACGTCATCGTAATGGGAAGAAAAACCTTTGAAGGAATGGGGAAACATTTATTACCTAATCGCCAAACAATTGTTTTAACAACTGACCAAAACTATGATGCTAGTGGCGCTTTAGTCATGCATTCTGTAGAAGAGGTAATAAACTTTGCAAATGAGTTTGAAGGGATTTCCTTTATCACAGGTGGTGGAGAAATTTATAAAAACTTCTTGCCGCATATTGATGTTCTTTATAGAACTTTAATTAAGGCTGAATTTGAGGGGGACACTTATTTCCCTTACTTAGACTGGGAAGAGTGGAATTGTGTGAGTACCAGCGAAGGAGAAGTAGATGAAAAAAATATCTACCCTCACGATTTTGAAACGTATCAAAGAAATGCTTAA
- a CDS encoding thymidylate synthase, whose translation MEKDYLDLARKILEEGTEKHDRTGTGTKSLFGHQMRFDLSQGFPLLTTKRVPFSLIKSELLWFLKGGTNIKYLLEHNNHIWDEWAFERFVKSADYVGPDMTDFGRRAVKDPEFNNVYQKEMTAFCERILADEAFANQYGELGNIYGSQWRHWKTSQGETIDQISDLIEMIKHTPDSRRLIVSAWNPEDVPNMALPPCHSLFQFYVANGKLSCQLYQRSADVFLGVPFNIASYALLTHLIAHETGLEVGDFVHTFGDAHLYLNHMDQIQEQLSREIREFPTLELNKEKHSIFDFDMEDIKVVNYNPHPSIKAPIAV comes from the coding sequence ATGGAAAAAGATTATTTAGATTTAGCAAGAAAAATTTTAGAAGAAGGCACGGAAAAACATGATCGTACTGGGACGGGAACCAAAAGTTTATTCGGTCATCAGATGCGCTTTGATTTAAGTCAAGGATTTCCTTTACTAACCACAAAACGAGTGCCATTTTCACTGATTAAAAGTGAATTGTTATGGTTCTTAAAAGGTGGCACAAATATTAAGTATTTATTAGAGCACAATAACCATATTTGGGATGAATGGGCCTTTGAGCGTTTTGTTAAAAGTGCGGACTATGTTGGTCCAGACATGACTGATTTTGGACGTCGCGCAGTTAAGGATCCTGAATTTAATAACGTTTATCAAAAAGAGATGACAGCTTTTTGTGAACGAATTTTAGCTGATGAAGCATTTGCGAATCAATATGGTGAATTAGGCAATATTTACGGTTCGCAGTGGCGCCACTGGAAAACAAGTCAGGGTGAGACGATTGATCAAATTAGTGACTTAATCGAGATGATTAAGCATACTCCAGACTCAAGACGTTTGATTGTTTCTGCATGGAATCCAGAAGATGTACCTAATATGGCGTTGCCACCTTGTCATTCCCTATTTCAATTTTACGTGGCAAATGGTAAACTAAGTTGTCAACTATATCAAAGAAGCGCAGATGTGTTTCTTGGTGTGCCTTTTAATATTGCGAGTTACGCATTGTTAACACATCTAATTGCACATGAAACGGGACTGGAAGTTGGCGATTTTGTTCATACTTTTGGGGATGCCCATCTTTATTTAAATCATATGGATCAAATTCAGGAACAGTTATCTAGAGAAATTCGTGAATTTCCAACACTTGAATTAAATAAAGAAAAACATTCAATTTTTGATTTTGACATGGAAGACATTAAAGTAGTGAATTACAATCCGCATCCATCGATCAAAGCACCAATTGCGGTATAA
- a CDS encoding ABC-F family ATP-binding cassette domain-containing protein: MKMLRADNLKKSYGIKDLLTDVSFLIREGDRIGLIGINGTGKSTLMNILAGLDKAEVGSLDFPHDYEIGYLSQQIDFDENLTVLDTVFEGNSPIIKAVKGYELALSQLASEGDNPLYQKKYQQAEELMNQEDAWLADTNAKTILSKLGILFLEKKVSELSGGQKKRLGLAQVLIQAPDLLLLDEPTNHLDYQSIRWLENYLKDYRGALVITTHDRYFLDRVTNRIMELSRGDLYEYQGNYEAYLTLRAEREEIEGKQSHKNKQLFKQELAWMRAGVKARGTKQQARINRFDDLKKVVSGSNSKDNLDISVATKRLGKKVLEIEHANYSIEEKQLLTDFNLLIQSKERLGITGENGAGKSTLLNLIAGKLELESGSIELGETVKIGYYTQENEGLDESKRMIQYLQEKAELVEQKDGTTISTTEMLERFLFPRNMHGTVISQLSGGEKRRLYLLNILIQQPNVLLLDEPTNDLDIETLTILEDYLNNFAGAVITVSHDRYFLDKTMETLLVFQGEGVIEPFYGSMSDYLESEKQETPTKNSVVKEVKSETVAAFSEKHKLTYMEQKEWETIEDDIETLETTIETLQNDMLNHSSDALKLQDMQKEVTNAEEKLEEKMARWEYLSQYVEE, translated from the coding sequence ATGAAGATGCTGCGTGCAGATAATTTGAAGAAATCATACGGAATTAAAGACTTATTAACAGATGTTTCTTTCCTTATTCGTGAAGGGGATAGAATCGGTTTAATTGGCATTAATGGGACTGGGAAATCAACATTAATGAATATCTTAGCTGGTCTTGATAAAGCCGAGGTGGGATCCCTTGATTTTCCTCATGACTATGAAATTGGCTACCTGTCACAACAAATTGATTTTGATGAGAATTTAACAGTTTTAGATACTGTTTTTGAAGGTAATTCACCGATAATTAAGGCTGTTAAAGGCTATGAGTTAGCTCTTAGTCAATTAGCTAGTGAAGGGGATAATCCTTTATACCAAAAAAAATATCAACAAGCCGAAGAATTAATGAACCAAGAAGATGCTTGGTTAGCAGATACAAATGCTAAAACAATTTTAAGTAAGTTGGGTATTTTATTTTTAGAAAAGAAAGTGTCTGAACTGTCAGGTGGACAAAAGAAACGTCTTGGTTTAGCCCAAGTGTTAATTCAAGCACCTGACTTATTATTACTGGATGAGCCAACTAACCACTTGGATTATCAAAGTATCCGTTGGTTAGAAAATTATTTAAAAGATTATAGAGGGGCATTAGTGATTACTACCCATGATCGTTATTTTCTTGACCGAGTGACCAACAGAATTATGGAACTTTCTCGTGGAGATTTATATGAGTACCAAGGAAACTATGAAGCTTATTTAACGTTACGTGCTGAGAGAGAAGAAATTGAAGGCAAACAAAGTCATAAAAATAAACAACTCTTCAAACAAGAATTAGCATGGATGAGAGCCGGCGTTAAAGCGCGTGGAACCAAACAACAAGCTAGAATTAATCGATTTGATGACTTGAAAAAGGTTGTTTCAGGTAGTAATAGTAAGGATAATTTAGATATTTCTGTCGCAACCAAACGCTTAGGTAAAAAAGTTCTTGAAATTGAGCATGCTAATTATTCAATTGAAGAGAAACAGTTGTTAACTGATTTCAATTTGTTAATCCAATCAAAAGAAAGATTAGGAATTACAGGCGAAAATGGCGCTGGAAAGTCAACACTCCTTAATTTAATCGCTGGGAAATTAGAATTAGAGAGTGGTTCCATTGAACTTGGAGAAACGGTGAAAATTGGCTATTATACTCAAGAAAATGAAGGCTTAGATGAAAGCAAAAGAATGATTCAATACCTTCAAGAAAAAGCTGAGTTAGTTGAGCAAAAAGATGGCACAACTATTTCAACGACTGAGATGCTAGAGCGCTTTTTATTTCCAAGAAACATGCACGGAACGGTGATTAGTCAGTTATCTGGTGGCGAGAAGAGACGGTTATATCTTTTAAACATTTTAATTCAACAACCAAACGTTTTGCTTTTAGATGAGCCAACCAATGACTTGGACATCGAAACGTTGACTATTTTAGAAGATTATTTGAATAATTTTGCAGGAGCTGTGATTACTGTTAGCCATGATCGCTACTTCTTAGATAAAACAATGGAAACATTATTAGTCTTTCAAGGCGAGGGCGTGATTGAACCTTTCTACGGCTCTATGAGTGATTATTTAGAGAGTGAGAAACAAGAGACTCCTACTAAAAATTCAGTGGTTAAAGAAGTTAAATCTGAAACTGTGGCAGCCTTTTCTGAAAAGCATAAATTAACTTATATGGAACAAAAAGAGTGGGAAACCATTGAAGATGATATCGAAACATTAGAAACGACGATTGAAACACTTCAAAATGATATGTTAAATCATTCGAGTGACGCTTTAAAACTTCAGGATATGCAAAAAGAAGTGACGAATGCCGAAGAGAAATTAGAAGAAAAAATGGCACGCTGGGAATACTTAAGTCAGTACGTAGAAGAATAG
- a CDS encoding thioesterase family protein: MILEKEYTVTSNQTALNMGSGTLEVLATPSGLAMAENTCMLLSDSLTTDEETTVGTEINFKHIKASKVDAVIKVVAEIMKHEGKKVSFTFEMFDNDVLVGKGNHTRYIVNTSEFLSHIK, encoded by the coding sequence GTGATACTTGAAAAAGAATATACAGTTACATCGAATCAAACAGCTTTAAATATGGGCTCAGGAACACTAGAAGTCTTAGCGACACCAAGTGGGCTTGCTATGGCAGAAAATACGTGTATGTTACTATCTGATTCTTTAACAACAGATGAGGAGACAACTGTAGGAACTGAAATTAATTTTAAACACATTAAAGCATCAAAAGTAGATGCCGTGATTAAGGTAGTAGCCGAGATAATGAAACATGAGGGGAAAAAGGTGAGTTTTACCTTTGAAATGTTTGACAATGACGTGTTAGTCGGAAAAGGGAACCATACGCGATACATTGTGAATACAAGTGAATTTTTATCTCACATAAAATAA
- a CDS encoding CCA tRNA nucleotidyltransferase, which translates to MKTNKLPEEFIKALPIIEKIEEAGFEAYFVGGSVRDIILDHEIHDVDIATSAFPEEIKQIFKKTIDVGIEHGTVLVLHEDEQYEITTFRTESTYQDYRRPDEVTFVRSLEEDLKRRDFTMNALAMNKEGNIIDLFNGIEAINRKEIVAVGDASERFNEDALRMMRALRFSSQLSFAMEEKTKAAIVTHHQLLSKISIERIYIEWIKLLMGESRNQGLADFIETGCYECCPGFETKGEKLKELLLFDESQRIENEMIAWMFISYNLEITDVSGFLKKWKASNKVIAAVKEGVQQLKKRETEEWSKLNLYQAGREIVSYVEKVRLLINQASDEEQNVRLYDELAIKSMKELAVSGKDLLSYLEKSPGQWLGETLGYLEKEVVQSKLTNEKDLLLKRSAEFVKEMF; encoded by the coding sequence ATGAAAACAAATAAGTTGCCTGAAGAATTTATAAAAGCACTACCGATTATTGAGAAAATTGAAGAAGCAGGTTTTGAGGCTTATTTCGTTGGAGGAAGTGTCCGAGATATTATTTTAGATCATGAAATTCATGATGTGGATATCGCAACCAGTGCTTTTCCTGAAGAAATTAAACAGATTTTTAAGAAAACCATTGATGTTGGGATTGAGCATGGAACGGTTCTTGTTTTACATGAGGATGAACAATATGAAATTACAACCTTTAGAACAGAGTCAACTTACCAAGATTACAGACGCCCTGATGAAGTGACTTTTGTAAGATCTCTTGAAGAGGATTTAAAGCGTCGTGATTTTACGATGAATGCTTTAGCTATGAATAAAGAAGGCAATATTATCGACTTGTTTAACGGAATTGAAGCAATTAATCGAAAAGAAATTGTGGCTGTGGGAGATGCTTCCGAGCGTTTTAACGAAGATGCTCTAAGAATGATGAGAGCCTTACGTTTTTCAAGTCAGTTAAGTTTTGCGATGGAGGAGAAGACCAAAGCAGCTATTGTAACTCATCATCAGTTGTTAAGTAAAATTTCCATTGAAAGAATTTATATTGAGTGGATTAAATTATTAATGGGAGAAAGTCGAAATCAGGGACTAGCTGATTTTATTGAAACAGGTTGTTATGAATGTTGTCCAGGATTTGAAACAAAGGGTGAAAAATTAAAAGAGTTATTACTTTTTGATGAATCTCAGAGAATTGAAAATGAAATGATTGCTTGGATGTTCATTTCTTATAATTTAGAAATCACAGATGTTTCTGGATTTCTAAAAAAATGGAAAGCATCTAATAAAGTGATTGCTGCTGTTAAAGAAGGGGTTCAACAGCTAAAAAAAAGAGAAACTGAAGAATGGTCTAAGCTTAATTTATATCAAGCAGGGAGGGAAATTGTTTCCTATGTTGAAAAAGTTCGTCTTCTAATCAATCAAGCAAGTGATGAAGAACAAAATGTTAGACTATATGATGAATTAGCGATTAAGTCAATGAAAGAACTTGCTGTGAGTGGAAAAGACTTGCTAAGCTATCTTGAGAAATCTCCTGGTCAATGGTTAGGTGAGACATTAGGATATTTAGAAAAAGAAGTGGTCCAGTCTAAGTTAACTAATGAGAAAGATTTGTTACTAAAACGTAGTGCTGAATTTGTAAAGGAGATGTTTTAG
- a CDS encoding nucleotide pyrophosphohydrolase produces the protein MGNNPQTLKEMQREIDDYINQFKSGYFSPLSQMARLTEEVGELAREINHTYGEKQKKATELPNSVKEELGDVLIATIIMANSFDIDLEETFKENMVKFNQRDKHRFERKDEK, from the coding sequence ATGGGAAATAACCCACAAACATTAAAAGAAATGCAACGTGAAATAGATGATTATATTAATCAATTCAAAAGTGGTTATTTTTCACCCCTTTCTCAAATGGCTCGTTTAACAGAAGAGGTTGGAGAATTAGCTAGAGAGATTAATCATACCTATGGTGAAAAGCAGAAGAAAGCGACGGAACTTCCTAACAGTGTCAAAGAAGAGTTAGGAGATGTTCTTATCGCCACGATTATTATGGCTAATTCTTTTGATATCGATTTAGAAGAAACATTTAAAGAAAACATGGTAAAATTTAACCAAAGAGATAAACATCGTTTTGAGCGTAAAGATGAAAAATAA
- a CDS encoding YitT family protein: MKLNKQSIIDVIIIFLGASIYAFGLVTFNIPNQLAEGGMTGITLIIYNLTGLNPAYSTLLLNIPLILIGFKIFGFQTLIYTLVGTFSLSANILIWQNMHVVISVDNDMLIAALLAGLFGGVGSGLIYKVGGTTGGTDIIARILEKNFGLTIGRSLLILDMMVLLLSLSYLSVKQMMYTLIAVFVFSLVVDFVQDGTYSAKGILIISEKNDVISARILTELKRGTSFLKSEGAYSNRERNIIYCVATHPEINAIKDICKEEDEKAFISVITVNEVIGEGFSYEKIRRNKRNNKLKQEQS; this comes from the coding sequence ATGAAGTTAAATAAACAATCAATTATCGACGTGATCATTATTTTTTTAGGAGCAAGTATTTACGCATTTGGTTTGGTAACTTTCAATATACCTAATCAATTAGCTGAAGGTGGTATGACCGGTATTACTTTAATTATCTATAATTTAACAGGTCTAAATCCTGCCTACAGTACTTTATTGTTAAACATCCCGTTAATTTTAATTGGGTTTAAAATATTTGGATTCCAAACGCTCATTTACACTTTAGTTGGAACTTTTTCCCTCTCAGCTAATATTTTAATTTGGCAAAATATGCACGTTGTCATTTCAGTTGATAACGACATGCTGATTGCGGCTCTTCTAGCTGGACTTTTTGGAGGCGTCGGCAGCGGATTAATCTATAAAGTAGGCGGGACAACTGGTGGAACAGATATTATAGCAAGAATCCTAGAGAAAAATTTTGGCCTCACAATTGGTCGCTCACTTTTAATTTTGGACATGATGGTGCTCCTTCTATCACTCAGCTATCTTTCAGTCAAACAGATGATGTATACACTCATCGCGGTGTTTGTCTTTAGTCTTGTTGTTGATTTTGTTCAGGACGGGACTTATAGCGCTAAGGGAATTCTCATTATTTCAGAAAAAAATGATGTGATTTCTGCCAGAATTTTAACAGAACTAAAACGAGGAACAAGCTTTTTAAAATCAGAAGGTGCTTATTCTAATCGGGAACGAAATATTATTTACTGTGTCGCAACACACCCTGAAATTAATGCGATCAAAGATATTTGTAAAGAAGAAGACGAAAAAGCCTTTATTTCAGTTATTACTGTTAACGAAGTGATTGGTGAAGGCTTCTCTTATGAAAAAATCAGAAGAAATAAACGAAACAACAAACTAAAACAGGAACAAAGCTAA